In one window of Kosmotoga pacifica DNA:
- a CDS encoding ATP-binding protein → MKDKMAFRVNASLREIDWLSSKVYEKLVPLVGREKAFKTGLLIIEACTNIVKYGYHYREGDIDVEIGIDQKDVELTISDSGKPFNPLEKSLPDFSRVEEFQDGGMGIYLIRSLSKEVSYRYEDGKNHLKLSI, encoded by the coding sequence ATGAAGGATAAGATGGCATTTCGGGTAAACGCAAGTTTAAGAGAAATTGATTGGCTTTCATCAAAGGTATATGAAAAGCTAGTTCCGCTTGTAGGAAGGGAGAAAGCTTTTAAGACCGGACTGCTAATCATTGAAGCATGTACCAATATTGTGAAATACGGTTATCATTATAGAGAAGGGGATATCGATGTTGAAATCGGTATTGATCAAAAAGATGTTGAACTTACGATATCCGATTCTGGAAAGCCTTTTAATCCCCTCGAAAAAAGCCTACCTGATTTTTCTAGAGTGGAAGAATTTCAAGATGGTGGTATGGGAATTTATTTAATCAGGTCTCTATCGAAGGAAGTTTCGTATAGATACGAAGATGGGAAGAACCATCTCAAACTCTCCATCTAA
- a CDS encoding STAS domain-containing protein: MVKEIVVQEKRITALTDESFFENIFNFAGEGEVLALNLKNVEMIDSSGIARILSLRKKLESKDSELAIVSPSPYVKKVLLILGINRAIKVVENISQLMVEPHEG, encoded by the coding sequence ATGGTTAAAGAAATAGTTGTTCAGGAAAAGAGGATAACAGCGCTTACTGACGAAAGTTTTTTTGAGAACATATTCAATTTTGCAGGTGAAGGTGAAGTCCTTGCGTTAAACCTCAAAAATGTAGAAATGATCGACTCATCAGGCATTGCCCGGATACTCTCATTACGAAAGAAGCTCGAAAGCAAAGACTCTGAATTGGCTATAGTATCTCCATCACCTTATGTAAAAAAGGTGCTCCTCATTCTCGGGATCAACAGGGCCATAAAAGTGGTGGAGAACATTAGTCAGCTGATGGTGGAACCACATGAAGGATAA
- a CDS encoding STAS domain-containing protein, whose amino-acid sequence MFELEMIDGVYAVIRLKESMRITGENSMNFREWLLKQNFENSKAVLFDADNLVFVDSMGIASFIALYKKLNQKQIPIIMCGLSPDIKNLFIMLKLDTLFEIECSSVFEVIEKLRS is encoded by the coding sequence TTGTTTGAGCTTGAAATGATCGATGGGGTATACGCTGTAATAAGGTTGAAAGAATCCATGAGAATAACCGGGGAAAACTCTATGAACTTTAGGGAGTGGCTTTTAAAACAAAATTTTGAAAACTCCAAAGCGGTGCTTTTCGATGCAGATAATCTGGTTTTTGTTGACAGTATGGGGATAGCTTCTTTCATTGCGCTGTATAAAAAACTGAACCAAAAGCAAATTCCCATTATCATGTGTGGCCTTTCGCCAGACATCAAGAATCTGTTCATAATGCTCAAACTGGACACACTATTTGAAATTGAATGTTCCTCCGTTTTTGAAGTGATCGAGAAACTCAGGAGTTGA
- a CDS encoding PP2C family protein-serine/threonine phosphatase, translating into MGKILVIDDDRTIRMLLKLILNKAGHTVMEAPDAKVGYDIAELESPDLILLDLMLPDMNGLKLLSDLKKSDTLSKIPIIVLTGSTDQENKLSALRNGAVDFITKPFLHEEVLLRVNTQLKLHNLINSLENAVSILEKDLIAASRIQKSLVPSTPPEGYFDSIYWIYEPSYKVGGDIFDILVLDEKRVMIYLADIAGHGVNAAMLSVIVHRFIEDYLNNHPNFELNEFMLELEKNFKFEYFELFFTITAMVFDFSSKTVEISNAGHPAPFLLLEEALELKEPSESVIGIGMLRGLTGIYKLTPGTRFFLYTDGVTEATNSKGEIYGTERFKKSLVESRNLSLKEQVHRAYELLKSFRESEEFDDDISIIGIKI; encoded by the coding sequence ATGGGGAAAATCCTTGTTATTGATGATGATAGAACCATCAGAATGTTGTTAAAATTGATTCTCAATAAAGCCGGACATACCGTTATGGAGGCTCCCGATGCAAAAGTGGGATACGACATCGCGGAGCTCGAATCACCGGATCTGATTCTTCTGGATCTGATGTTGCCGGATATGAACGGCTTGAAACTTCTCAGTGATCTCAAAAAAAGCGATACTCTGAGCAAAATCCCCATAATTGTCCTCACTGGATCTACCGATCAGGAAAACAAACTCAGCGCTCTCAGGAACGGTGCGGTTGATTTCATAACTAAACCCTTCTTACACGAAGAGGTACTTTTGAGGGTGAACACACAATTAAAGCTTCACAATCTGATAAATTCCCTGGAAAACGCCGTCAGTATCCTCGAGAAAGACCTTATTGCAGCATCCAGAATTCAGAAATCTCTGGTTCCTTCTACACCACCCGAGGGATATTTCGACAGCATATACTGGATATACGAGCCTTCCTATAAAGTCGGAGGGGACATTTTCGATATCCTTGTTCTTGATGAAAAAAGAGTTATGATTTATCTTGCCGATATCGCAGGTCATGGAGTAAATGCCGCCATGCTTTCAGTAATTGTTCACAGGTTCATTGAGGACTACTTGAACAATCATCCAAATTTTGAACTCAATGAGTTCATGCTTGAGCTCGAAAAGAATTTTAAGTTTGAATATTTTGAACTATTTTTCACGATCACCGCAATGGTCTTTGATTTCTCCAGTAAAACAGTAGAAATATCTAACGCGGGACATCCGGCACCTTTTTTGCTGCTGGAAGAAGCACTGGAATTGAAAGAACCTTCGGAAAGCGTCATAGGTATAGGCATGTTGAGGGGACTCACGGGGATTTACAAACTTACCCCTGGTACAAGGTTTTTTCTGTATACAGATGGCGTCACCGAAGCAACAAACAGCAAAGGAGAGATCTACGGCACGGAAAGATTCAAAAAAAGCCTTGTTGAGAGCAGAAACTTGAGTTTGAAAGAACAGGTACACAGAGCTTATGAACTTCTTAAATCATTCAGGGAATCAGAGGAATTTGATGATGATATCTCAATCATTGGTATAAAAATATGA
- a CDS encoding ABC transporter permease, whose product MIKILVYSVVALILWLLFTMFRNPVMLKMSFRNAFRRKAETLLVVLGSLIGTALIVGSMAMNDSFQKFLYSRVEYSYGEIDEILRPADDKPYFESKELKEHILKLVESDLIDGVVPIISKNVTVGIPGETRKLNPEKTLDALLVGADFEELQSFGSGDNEIFAKVHMKNGDIVGAVVNKNLAQALGIKEGDLLEILPDPSYRLLTWKKLPIVKIISIVDGKGLVNYSGGEMTPSAGTLFLDASAARKVLGVNVPEAFSEVLVSNKGDYLEGETLTEKVAELIKSNSGNFFEIENVKSDAISRASQGNVGLIFLALSLFAIVAGVFLLINIYIMLAEERKVELGTLRAIGFKKSEVSKVIIFEGFFYSLFAALAGIPTGLLITKFILTRFVNLVNNISTLVSSVGSRLNTSTFETTFNFYVKPSTLVYGFLLGMLIPMLVTLYAGRKISKMNIVRAVRNMPEEFDSGTRSFKVLIFVAAIFSTVVSYLSYRSQNATLFVLGIVFVLFTVSLAMPVKRKRILVSLFSIGTLIFVFWSNSIDFVSKASSDSISLIAVKGFSILLAVMLLGTYNLKFFEWLLLKLFKHSGKNAPTLKISIAFPSRNRLTTALTIAMYAIVVYIITIISIIPYTQERHLLESRNLFLYGYDVYASSLSGNTTLSATELISVEGISAASKILVGRVRIRTESGKEKNVNIYLLDDGFAKGSSFSIKKLETFDDLKGAKSNIAILWEYIMSHANVAVISGSVLNDIAPGDKLEILSLSSSRLFTGYQMRGEFERNWIKLEKPMNVSIAGVIPEDTLSVFNGIFLYYKNLPAEIRKQIDSAMFFVKLNGSDYEEKKRNYDRFSSFAALSGMISIFVDDVLNIITSSIKGIVEIFRSFLYFGMFVGIVGTAITMFKAFYRRKRIIGILKAIGFTQNMVFSSFWVEASFSVILGLLMGFITGTLTTYEMFTSPAMEGMSIYIPWSQLFIMGLSFYIISLLSTLIPSYLASRLPPAEAIRYFE is encoded by the coding sequence GTGATAAAAATTTTGGTTTATTCCGTTGTCGCTCTTATTCTCTGGCTTTTGTTCACTATGTTCAGAAATCCTGTGATGTTGAAGATGAGCTTTAGAAACGCTTTTCGGAGAAAAGCGGAAACACTCCTTGTAGTCCTCGGCTCGCTAATAGGAACAGCCCTTATAGTGGGCTCTATGGCGATGAACGATTCTTTCCAGAAGTTCCTTTATTCCCGGGTAGAATATTCTTACGGTGAAATCGATGAGATACTCCGACCCGCTGACGATAAACCGTATTTCGAGTCCAAGGAACTGAAAGAACATATTCTCAAATTAGTGGAATCCGATCTGATAGATGGAGTTGTTCCTATAATATCGAAGAATGTAACTGTAGGTATTCCTGGCGAAACCAGAAAGTTAAACCCAGAAAAGACATTAGATGCATTACTGGTTGGGGCTGATTTTGAGGAACTCCAATCCTTCGGAAGCGGAGATAACGAGATCTTTGCGAAGGTTCATATGAAAAATGGTGATATCGTCGGTGCTGTTGTCAACAAAAATCTTGCCCAGGCGCTTGGGATCAAAGAAGGCGACCTATTAGAAATTTTGCCGGACCCGAGTTATCGTTTGTTGACGTGGAAGAAACTGCCCATCGTGAAGATAATCAGTATAGTGGATGGTAAGGGACTCGTTAACTATTCTGGAGGGGAAATGACTCCTTCCGCAGGTACTCTGTTTCTGGATGCCAGCGCTGCCAGAAAAGTACTTGGTGTCAATGTTCCTGAAGCGTTCAGTGAGGTTCTTGTTTCAAACAAAGGAGATTATCTTGAAGGAGAGACGCTGACAGAAAAGGTCGCTGAGCTCATAAAATCGAATTCAGGAAATTTTTTCGAAATTGAAAACGTTAAAAGCGATGCCATTTCGAGAGCTTCTCAAGGGAATGTTGGCCTTATTTTTCTTGCATTGAGTCTTTTTGCCATTGTTGCTGGTGTTTTCTTGCTTATCAACATTTACATCATGTTAGCAGAAGAGAGAAAGGTGGAACTCGGTACACTCAGGGCCATCGGTTTCAAAAAAAGCGAGGTTTCAAAAGTTATAATTTTCGAAGGCTTTTTTTATTCGCTTTTTGCTGCTCTGGCAGGCATACCCACTGGCCTGCTGATAACGAAATTCATACTCACGAGGTTTGTGAATCTTGTGAACAACATCTCAACTCTCGTATCTTCTGTTGGATCAAGGCTCAATACAAGCACTTTTGAAACTACTTTTAATTTCTACGTTAAGCCTTCTACATTGGTTTACGGTTTCCTTCTGGGAATGTTGATACCCATGCTTGTAACACTCTACGCTGGAAGGAAAATTTCTAAGATGAACATAGTCAGAGCCGTAAGAAACATGCCTGAGGAGTTCGATAGTGGTACCAGAAGCTTCAAAGTACTGATATTTGTTGCTGCGATCTTCTCCACAGTGGTATCATATCTCAGTTATCGTTCACAGAATGCAACCCTTTTTGTCCTTGGCATTGTGTTTGTACTCTTTACGGTGTCTCTCGCTATGCCAGTCAAAAGAAAGCGAATCCTTGTTTCTCTATTCAGTATCGGTACACTTATCTTTGTTTTCTGGAGTAATTCGATCGACTTTGTGAGTAAAGCGAGTTCCGATTCAATAAGCCTGATAGCAGTCAAAGGATTTTCCATTTTACTGGCAGTTATGCTACTTGGGACCTACAACCTCAAATTTTTTGAGTGGCTATTGCTTAAACTCTTCAAACATAGCGGCAAAAATGCCCCCACGTTGAAGATCTCGATCGCTTTTCCTTCAAGAAACAGACTTACCACTGCCCTTACAATAGCGATGTATGCTATCGTTGTTTACATCATTACGATAATCTCTATCATTCCCTATACGCAGGAAAGACACTTATTAGAAAGCAGAAATCTCTTTCTCTATGGCTACGATGTCTATGCATCTTCCCTGTCTGGCAACACCACACTATCGGCAACGGAACTCATAAGTGTCGAAGGGATATCCGCGGCCTCAAAGATACTTGTGGGAAGGGTTAGAATTCGAACGGAATCTGGTAAAGAAAAAAACGTCAATATTTACCTTCTAGATGATGGATTTGCAAAAGGGAGCTCTTTCTCCATAAAGAAACTCGAGACGTTTGATGATCTGAAGGGAGCAAAATCAAATATAGCGATTTTATGGGAATATATTATGTCTCATGCTAACGTTGCGGTGATATCCGGAAGTGTTCTAAATGACATCGCACCGGGTGATAAGTTAGAAATTCTCAGTTTATCATCAAGCCGACTGTTCACAGGCTATCAGATGAGAGGCGAATTTGAAAGGAACTGGATTAAACTCGAAAAGCCCATGAATGTTTCCATAGCCGGCGTTATCCCCGAAGACACGCTTTCAGTATTCAACGGCATTTTCCTCTATTACAAGAACCTGCCCGCTGAGATAAGGAAACAGATAGATAGCGCGATGTTTTTTGTAAAACTCAATGGGAGTGACTACGAAGAAAAAAAGAGAAACTACGATCGGTTCAGTTCCTTTGCAGCCCTATCAGGTATGATATCCATTTTCGTTGATGACGTCCTCAACATCATAACTAGCTCTATAAAAGGAATTGTTGAGATTTTCAGGTCATTTCTGTATTTTGGAATGTTCGTGGGAATAGTCGGCACTGCCATTACCATGTTCAAAGCTTTTTACAGGCGGAAGAGGATTATAGGCATCCTCAAGGCTATAGGGTTTACACAAAACATGGTTTTCAGTTCCTTCTGGGTTGAAGCAAGTTTTTCAGTGATTCTTGGCCTTTTGATGGGTTTCATAACAGGTACGCTTACAACTTACGAAATGTTCACTTCACCGGCTATGGAGGGTATGAGCATCTACATTCCTTGGTCACAGTTGTTCATAATGGGTTTGAGTTTTTATATTATCTCACTGCTATCAACGCTTATACCCAGCTACCTCGCATCAAGGCTCCCTCCAGCTGAAGCAATTCGATATTTTGAGTGA
- a CDS encoding ABC transporter ATP-binding protein gives MAIVFAKKLCKVYNSGEVKVEALKDIDLEIEEGEILAIIGPSGCGKSTLLNCLSGIDDPTSGEVIVSGKPLHKMDDNLKTRFRAANMGFVFQFYNLIPVLTAVENIELPLLTLGYSLKEARERALEMLEKLRIHGRDNYLPSQLSGGERQRVAIGRALVHRPKIVWADEPTGALDTESSEELMKLIVELNEKYNQTFVIVTHDERVAAYTNRIVRMDSGRILSMETPGARFK, from the coding sequence GTGGCGATAGTATTCGCAAAGAAATTGTGCAAGGTTTACAATTCTGGAGAAGTCAAAGTTGAAGCACTTAAAGACATAGATCTTGAAATTGAAGAAGGAGAGATTCTTGCGATAATAGGGCCTTCAGGTTGCGGGAAGAGCACTCTATTAAACTGCCTTTCAGGAATAGATGATCCCACCTCAGGAGAAGTAATAGTAAGTGGTAAGCCATTGCATAAAATGGATGACAACCTGAAGACTCGCTTTAGAGCGGCAAACATGGGCTTCGTTTTTCAGTTCTACAACCTCATTCCGGTCCTAACAGCAGTAGAAAACATTGAGCTTCCCCTGTTAACACTGGGATATTCTTTGAAAGAAGCGAGAGAGAGAGCCCTCGAAATGCTGGAAAAACTGAGAATTCATGGACGCGATAATTATTTACCTTCTCAACTGAGTGGAGGGGAAAGACAACGTGTAGCCATTGGGCGCGCCCTCGTTCATAGACCAAAGATCGTCTGGGCTGATGAGCCCACCGGTGCTTTGGATACAGAATCAAGTGAGGAGCTGATGAAACTCATTGTGGAACTCAATGAAAAATACAATCAGACCTTTGTCATCGTTACTCATGACGAAAGGGTAGCTGCTTATACCAATAGAATTGTGCGAATGGATAGCGGCAGAATCCTCTCTATGGAAACACCGGGAGCGCGGTTTAAGTGA
- a CDS encoding PRC-barrel domain-containing protein, whose product MENRLRWGAKVISADGKNLGRLTRVVFHPSTNEVTHIVVEKGVFNRRAKLVPIGSVQFAASDEIRLKIEASQINELQDFEETYFLPGETLEGEVKPLYWLRPVGDYPEIYPLPPLAVSYNLSEGSQAIESGVQILSIEEHEIGRLRSVLLDELGHITHFIAEIKVGGKTYLKLIPIDWVSQIEESFLKVSASETMLEKLPDKYD is encoded by the coding sequence ATGGAAAATAGGCTGAGATGGGGGGCAAAAGTCATATCAGCAGATGGTAAAAACCTTGGAAGACTCACTAGAGTGGTATTCCATCCTTCTACGAATGAGGTTACTCATATCGTTGTCGAAAAAGGTGTATTTAATAGAAGGGCAAAACTGGTTCCCATTGGTTCAGTCCAGTTTGCCGCTTCAGACGAGATAAGGCTCAAGATTGAAGCTTCGCAGATCAATGAACTCCAGGACTTTGAAGAGACTTATTTCTTACCAGGTGAGACTCTCGAAGGAGAGGTAAAACCCCTCTATTGGCTAAGACCTGTAGGAGACTATCCGGAAATCTATCCCTTGCCACCTCTGGCTGTCAGTTATAATCTCAGCGAAGGTTCTCAGGCAATCGAATCTGGAGTTCAAATACTTTCTATTGAAGAACATGAAATCGGAAGATTACGAAGTGTTCTACTTGACGAACTGGGGCATATAACCCATTTCATTGCAGAGATTAAAGTTGGAGGAAAGACTTACCTCAAACTTATCCCGATAGATTGGGTTAGTCAGATTGAGGAGTCATTTCTGAAGGTTTCCGCTTCAGAAACAATGCTGGAAAAATTGCCTGATAAGTATGATTGA
- a CDS encoding chromate transporter, whose protein sequence is MKATGKLLKVFSIFASISAVTIGGGYAMIPVIREYVVKRHAIVTESEFLEAVARAQSVPGAIAVNLALILGSKIAGISGAITALFGVVIPPFIIMIMIASLFKNIISVDAFSGFLYGIRAGVTAILVYLSYLLILSKFKKMKVLVSLLIITLFVLVLKISLFWTVLITTVVVYVIQGEKND, encoded by the coding sequence ATGAAAGCGACTGGAAAACTATTGAAAGTGTTTTCGATTTTTGCCAGCATAAGCGCCGTTACAATTGGCGGTGGCTATGCCATGATACCTGTTATAAGAGAATATGTGGTAAAAAGACACGCAATTGTCACCGAAAGCGAGTTTCTCGAGGCAGTGGCTAGAGCTCAAAGTGTGCCTGGCGCTATCGCTGTAAATCTTGCCCTCATTCTCGGTAGTAAAATCGCGGGAATTTCCGGAGCTATAACTGCACTCTTCGGAGTTGTAATCCCGCCATTTATAATCATGATAATGATAGCCTCCCTATTTAAAAACATTATAAGCGTAGATGCCTTTTCTGGGTTTCTTTATGGAATAAGAGCCGGGGTTACTGCCATATTGGTTTATCTATCTTACCTGTTGATACTTAGTAAGTTCAAGAAAATGAAAGTATTGGTATCTCTGCTCATCATAACGCTATTTGTTTTAGTTCTCAAAATATCGTTGTTCTGGACTGTGCTGATAACGACCGTTGTTGTTTATGTGATTCAAGGTGAGAAAAATGATTGA
- a CDS encoding chromate transporter: MIEVFLAFLRIGFIAFGGGYGAIGLIQDEVVQIHHWFTQEEFLDFLSIAQMTPGPIGLNASTFIGYRLHGFTGALLATTGFILPSILWVFVLLKTLKLISKLVDETRLIGALKGTALVLILVATCRIGSSSITDILSLLIFIGAFLFLLFFKKLSPIWVILGSGIVGLALTVFF; encoded by the coding sequence ATGATTGAAGTTTTTCTGGCTTTTCTTAGAATAGGTTTTATCGCCTTTGGGGGCGGGTATGGTGCTATTGGGTTGATACAGGATGAAGTTGTGCAGATACACCATTGGTTCACCCAGGAGGAATTTTTAGATTTTCTTTCAATTGCCCAAATGACACCGGGACCAATTGGACTCAATGCATCGACCTTTATTGGTTATAGATTGCATGGATTCACAGGTGCGTTGTTGGCCACTACTGGTTTTATACTCCCAAGTATTCTGTGGGTATTTGTGCTATTAAAAACATTAAAACTTATTTCGAAACTGGTGGATGAGACGCGTCTTATTGGAGCACTCAAAGGAACGGCTTTGGTTCTCATCCTGGTCGCCACTTGTCGTATAGGAAGTTCCTCGATAACAGATATCCTCTCTTTGCTTATTTTCATTGGCGCCTTTTTATTTCTGCTTTTCTTTAAGAAGCTCTCCCCTATCTGGGTAATCCTCGGTAGTGGTATTGTCGGTCTCGCGCTGACTGTGTTCTTTTGA
- a CDS encoding TraR/DksA C4-type zinc finger protein, translated as MLKVCSSCGKPFPKSRIIKIDGKNYCLECASKIEKSKNRLGLSEFGVPDIIALSVDTLPVDIERYFQAVSAEAILRLDTKSIKISKSAGKIANVISLTYELDMLKLSLLEDLKVQAAIFGANAIIGLRTSMSTIESLDSEKFILVSMSGTPVIVSDTSILTYHGHKIKKSRKKEE; from the coding sequence ATGCTAAAAGTTTGTTCTTCGTGTGGAAAGCCATTTCCAAAAAGCCGGATTATAAAGATCGATGGAAAAAACTACTGTCTTGAATGCGCGAGTAAAATCGAGAAGAGTAAGAATCGTTTGGGACTGTCCGAATTTGGTGTGCCTGATATCATAGCACTTTCTGTGGACACACTTCCTGTTGACATCGAGAGATATTTCCAAGCAGTGTCCGCTGAAGCGATCTTAAGGCTTGACACCAAATCCATAAAGATATCTAAAAGCGCGGGTAAAATAGCCAATGTTATTTCACTCACCTACGAACTCGATATGTTAAAGCTTTCTTTGCTTGAGGACCTGAAAGTTCAGGCAGCAATATTCGGCGCAAACGCCATCATCGGTTTGAGGACTTCTATGAGTACTATAGAATCCCTCGACAGTGAAAAATTTATTCTCGTTTCTATGAGTGGCACACCTGTTATAGTTTCAGATACCTCCATTCTGACTTATCATGGGCATAAAATTAAGAAAAGCCGAAAAAAAGAAGAGTGA
- a CDS encoding alpha/beta hydrolase family protein, whose amino-acid sequence MEKIPFFIGEEGKRLFGIIQKPEGEGKFPLVIFSHGFTGSHLEPHFIFRRAADALCENGIVSVRFDFFGSGNSDGEFEEMTLDTELADLERIYNYVLSLPYVAKGRIGFLGFSMGGVITAMFSGKHPEIPCAVCLWAPAILNKEIFVFQREKMNKDFDKRGLLDIGGLYISEKFYKSVVQENSYEYLKRYMGPVRIIHGTSDEAVPFSHSEMVAMERGYELITIEGAGHTFNNRSEVDQLIKSTTDFFVSWLK is encoded by the coding sequence GTGGAAAAAATACCGTTTTTCATTGGCGAAGAGGGGAAAAGGCTCTTCGGAATTATTCAAAAACCGGAAGGAGAGGGAAAATTTCCCCTGGTAATATTTTCTCATGGCTTTACTGGCAGCCATCTTGAGCCACATTTTATCTTTAGAAGGGCAGCGGATGCCCTTTGTGAAAATGGTATCGTAAGCGTAAGATTCGATTTCTTCGGTTCAGGGAATAGCGATGGCGAATTTGAAGAAATGACGCTGGACACTGAGTTAGCAGATCTTGAACGTATTTATAACTACGTGTTGTCTCTACCATATGTAGCAAAAGGCAGGATAGGCTTTTTGGGGTTCAGTATGGGTGGAGTCATAACGGCGATGTTCAGTGGAAAGCACCCTGAAATCCCTTGCGCTGTGTGTCTTTGGGCTCCGGCGATACTGAACAAAGAAATTTTTGTCTTTCAACGCGAAAAAATGAATAAAGATTTTGATAAAAGGGGTCTTTTGGATATTGGAGGACTTTATATAAGTGAGAAATTTTATAAAAGTGTGGTGCAGGAAAACAGCTACGAGTACCTGAAGAGATACATGGGACCTGTGAGGATTATCCATGGCACTTCAGACGAAGCTGTTCCCTTTTCTCACAGTGAGATGGTCGCTATGGAAAGAGGTTACGAACTGATCACCATAGAAGGTGCGGGTCACACCTTCAATAATCGTTCAGAAGTTGATCAATTGATAAAGAGTACAACCGATTTTTTTGTTTCATGGCTAAAATGA
- a CDS encoding HD domain-containing phosphohydrolase gives MSRSFDKQPVSEQLSVSYTPEEVLQGIFELTRYYSIKNMGMHAYMVAALGSDFIKRHQVPQAMEITMKYLKMMTAFELGFSDEVIKYYKELLSFEDAVPGEIRSEYYNALGLISAQFPGDDMALYFYKKALELTDENVVQDVIKLNIADYYYGRERYNLSIKILENVKLIDWPSINGYLNTLKLKVFLQIQDFENAKKAVKKLENLNKYKDSWVGNWRSYIFLGHFYSRINKTEKTEYYLNKLKDFEDFKFNSYLQGEALILEAALELSKKNNIEGLKKIIQAFQLLSAYKTVSPHLRGMIKNLFDSVVSIFSQLIAEIRSKDPYTASHTLRVSSIAYRMGEKLNLSRTQLFYLAVGAMLHDYGKTIIPSNILNKPDRLNLEEYKIIKMHPDYGASKLEKMKFPQEIVNVVLYHHERGDGTGYPKGLELYHIPLLAQIVAVADVFDALTTDRPYRKALSTEEALAYIIEQNEKLASKDVIRAFSECLREGIHQPDEADFSDIWSEILNTFLSHQKNRG, from the coding sequence ATGTCAAGGAGTTTTGACAAGCAACCTGTTTCAGAACAACTGAGTGTTTCATATACCCCCGAAGAAGTGCTACAGGGAATCTTCGAATTGACAAGATATTACAGCATAAAAAACATGGGAATGCACGCTTATATGGTGGCAGCCCTCGGTTCCGACTTCATAAAAAGACACCAGGTGCCCCAGGCTATGGAAATTACAATGAAATACCTGAAGATGATGACAGCGTTTGAACTTGGCTTTTCGGACGAAGTCATCAAATATTACAAAGAACTGCTTTCTTTTGAGGATGCTGTTCCTGGAGAAATTCGATCGGAATACTACAACGCCCTTGGATTGATCTCTGCTCAATTTCCCGGTGATGATATGGCTCTATACTTCTACAAAAAAGCATTAGAATTGACGGATGAGAACGTCGTCCAAGATGTTATAAAGTTGAACATCGCGGATTATTATTACGGAAGAGAAAGGTATAACCTTTCTATAAAAATACTGGAGAATGTCAAACTAATTGACTGGCCTTCTATTAATGGATATTTAAATACCTTAAAGTTAAAGGTATTTCTCCAAATCCAGGACTTTGAAAACGCGAAAAAAGCAGTAAAAAAATTAGAGAACCTCAATAAATATAAAGATTCTTGGGTCGGAAACTGGAGATCATATATTTTTTTAGGACACTTCTATTCAAGAATCAACAAAACTGAAAAAACTGAATATTACCTGAATAAACTAAAAGATTTTGAAGATTTCAAATTCAATTCCTATCTACAGGGTGAGGCTTTAATTCTGGAAGCTGCTCTTGAACTCTCCAAAAAGAACAACATAGAAGGGCTCAAAAAGATAATTCAAGCCTTCCAGCTCTTGAGCGCTTACAAGACCGTGTCCCCTCACCTCCGCGGTATGATAAAGAATCTTTTCGACAGCGTCGTCAGCATATTTTCACAGTTGATAGCTGAAATCCGATCCAAAGACCCCTACACCGCGTCACATACACTCAGAGTATCGAGCATAGCCTATCGGATGGGAGAGAAACTGAACTTATCAAGGACACAGCTCTTCTACCTTGCAGTTGGTGCCATGCTTCACGACTATGGAAAGACAATAATCCCTTCTAATATATTGAACAAGCCCGACAGGTTAAATTTGGAAGAGTACAAAATCATCAAAATGCATCCTGATTACGGGGCCTCTAAACTCGAAAAGATGAAATTCCCTCAAGAAATTGTAAATGTGGTTCTTTACCACCACGAAAGAGGTGATGGCACTGGCTATCCGAAGGGGCTTGAACTGTACCACATCCCACTCCTGGCCCAAATCGTTGCTGTAGCAGATGTGTTCGATGCCTTGACTACCGATAGACCTTATAGGAAAGCGCTTTCAACTGAAGAAGCCCTCGCCTATATTATCGAGCAAAATGAGAAGCTCGCCAGTAAAGATGTCATACGCGCCTTTTCAGAATGTTTGAGAGAGGGAATTCACCAGCCTGACGAAGCAGACTTTAGTGATATCTGGTCAGAAATTTTGAATACATTTTTATCACACCAAAAAAATAGGGGCTAA